A genomic segment from Pseudomonas sessilinigenes encodes:
- the ispF gene encoding 2-C-methyl-D-erythritol 2,4-cyclodiphosphate synthase encodes MRIGHGYDVHRFAEGEFITLGGVRIAHHSGLLAHSDGDVLLHALSDALLGAAALGDIGKHFPDTDPQFKGADSRVLLRHVVALIHAKGWKVGNVDNTIVAQAPKMAPHIESMRALIAADLQVELDQVNVKATTTEKLGFTGREEGIAVHSVALLQRT; translated from the coding sequence ATGCGTATTGGCCACGGCTACGATGTGCACCGTTTCGCTGAGGGCGAGTTCATCACCTTGGGGGGTGTGCGTATCGCCCATCATTCCGGGCTATTGGCCCATTCTGATGGCGATGTGTTGCTGCACGCACTCAGCGACGCCTTGTTGGGCGCCGCCGCGCTGGGCGATATCGGCAAGCACTTTCCTGACACCGACCCTCAGTTCAAGGGGGCCGACAGCCGTGTCTTGCTGCGGCATGTTGTCGCCCTGATCCATGCCAAGGGCTGGAAGGTCGGCAATGTCGACAACACTATCGTTGCCCAGGCTCCGAAGATGGCGCCCCATATAGAAAGCATGCGGGCCTTGATTGCCGCCGACCTGCAGGTCGAGCTCGATCAAGTGAACGTCAAGGCGACGACCACCGAGAAGCTTGGCTTCACCGGTCGAGAGGAAGGGATCGCGGTACATTCCGTGGCCTTGTTGCAACGCACATGA
- the truD gene encoding tRNA pseudouridine(13) synthase TruD has protein sequence MNELQLLGPLAYGEALGSAVLKATAEDFQVDEVLDIPLSGDGEHLWLWVEKRGLNTEEAARRIAKAAGVPLRTVSYAGLKDRQALTRQWFSVQLPGKADPDLAAAENHTLKILKAMRHRRKLQRGAHAANGFTLRLTELKADHAAIDERLKLIAEQGIPNYFGAQRFGHEGGNLVDARDWAAREALPEQRNVRSRLLSTARSYVFNQVLATRVADGSWRRAQVGDLLAFTDSRSFFMAGQPECSDPRLDILDLHPTGPLWGEGDSPAGGAIQAVEQGVADREQALCKWLIKAGMAHERRILRLPIGGLTWHYPVPDILQLEFVLPAGCFATALVRELVDLVPAGQTDSPCVF, from the coding sequence ATGAACGAACTGCAACTGTTGGGCCCACTGGCCTATGGCGAGGCCCTGGGAAGCGCTGTGCTCAAGGCTACGGCCGAGGATTTCCAGGTTGATGAAGTCCTCGATATCCCACTTAGCGGCGATGGCGAGCACCTGTGGTTGTGGGTGGAAAAGCGCGGTTTGAACACCGAGGAAGCGGCACGCCGGATCGCCAAGGCGGCCGGGGTGCCATTGCGCACGGTCAGCTATGCCGGGCTCAAGGATCGACAGGCTTTGACCCGTCAGTGGTTCAGTGTGCAATTGCCCGGCAAGGCCGATCCGGATCTTGCCGCCGCTGAAAACCACACCCTGAAGATTCTCAAGGCCATGCGCCACAGGCGCAAGCTGCAGCGCGGAGCCCATGCGGCTAACGGCTTTACCTTGCGTCTGACGGAGCTCAAGGCCGATCACGCGGCCATCGATGAGCGCCTGAAACTGATCGCCGAGCAGGGGATTCCCAACTACTTCGGTGCCCAGCGTTTCGGTCATGAAGGCGGTAACCTGGTCGATGCTCGTGATTGGGCGGCACGCGAGGCCTTGCCAGAGCAACGCAACGTTCGTTCGCGATTGCTTTCGACGGCTCGCAGCTACGTATTCAATCAGGTATTGGCAACGCGAGTGGCCGACGGTAGTTGGCGGCGAGCGCAAGTGGGGGACTTGTTGGCATTCACCGACAGCCGCAGCTTTTTCATGGCCGGACAACCCGAGTGTTCGGACCCGCGGCTGGATATCCTCGACCTGCATCCCACCGGGCCGTTGTGGGGCGAGGGCGACTCCCCTGCCGGGGGCGCAATCCAGGCAGTGGAGCAAGGCGTTGCCGATCGCGAGCAAGCGTTGTGCAAATGGTTGATAAAAGCTGGTATGGCGCACGAACGACGCATCCTGCGGCTGCCCATTGGCGGTTTGACGTGGCATTATCCCGTGCCTGATATTCTGCAACTGGAATTCGTCCTTCCGGCCGGATGTTTCGCCACCGCCTTGGTGCGCGAGCTCGTCGATCTGGTGCCGGCAGGGCAGACGGACAGCCCATGCGTATTCTGA
- the surE gene encoding 5'/3'-nucleotidase SurE, which produces MRILISNDDGVTAPGIAALHAALADHAECVVIAPDQDKSGASSSLTLDRPLHPHTLGNGYISINGTPTDCVHLGLNGLLEHEPDMVVSGINLGANLGDDVLYSGTVAAALEGRFLQRPAIAFSLVSRQVENLATAAHFARKLVQAQGLLDLPPRTVLNVNIPNLPLDHIRGIQLTRLGHRARAAAPLKVVDPRGKAGYWIAAAGDAEDGGPGTDFHAVMQGYVSVTPLQLDRTFNDAFRSLDGWLEGLR; this is translated from the coding sequence ATGCGTATTCTGATTTCTAACGATGATGGGGTAACTGCACCCGGTATCGCCGCGCTGCATGCTGCGCTGGCTGATCACGCCGAATGTGTGGTTATCGCACCGGACCAAGACAAAAGCGGCGCCAGCAGCTCGCTCACGCTCGACCGCCCGTTGCACCCGCATACTCTTGGTAATGGCTATATCAGCATCAACGGCACGCCCACCGATTGCGTTCACCTGGGGCTTAATGGCCTGTTGGAGCATGAGCCGGACATGGTGGTATCGGGTATCAACCTGGGGGCCAACCTCGGGGACGATGTGCTGTACTCGGGAACCGTTGCTGCGGCCTTGGAAGGGCGCTTCCTGCAACGCCCGGCCATTGCTTTTTCGCTGGTATCGCGGCAGGTGGAAAATCTTGCCACCGCCGCTCATTTCGCGCGCAAGCTGGTTCAAGCACAAGGTTTGCTGGACTTGCCACCACGGACGGTGTTGAACGTGAACATTCCCAACCTGCCTCTCGATCATATTCGTGGCATCCAACTGACTCGCCTGGGGCATCGAGCCCGTGCCGCCGCCCCCCTGAAGGTGGTGGACCCTCGCGGCAAGGCCGGCTATTGGATCGCCGCTGCTGGCGACGCCGAGGATGGCGGTCCTGGTACCGACTTTCATGCCGTGATGCAGGGGTACGTGTCCGTCACGCCATTGCAGCTGGATCGCACCTTCAATGATGCATTCAGGAGCCTGGATGGCTGGTTGGAGGGGCTGCGCTGA
- a CDS encoding protein-L-isoaspartate(D-aspartate) O-methyltransferase has product MTSQRTRERLIQRLYDEGLSNPQVLEVIRRTPRHLFVDEALAHRAYEDTALPIGHNQTISQPYMVARMSELLLEAGPLDKVMEIGTGSGYQTAVLSQLVERVFSVERIKVLQDRAKERLQELNLRNVVFRWGDGWEGWPALAPYNGIIVTAVATDIPQALLDQLAPGGRMVIPVGAGEVQQLMLIIREEHGFARHVLGAVRFVPLLNGPLA; this is encoded by the coding sequence ATGACCTCCCAGCGCACCCGTGAGCGCTTGATCCAGCGGCTTTATGATGAAGGGCTGTCCAATCCCCAGGTGCTGGAGGTCATACGGCGTACACCGCGACATCTGTTCGTCGATGAGGCCTTGGCCCATCGTGCCTATGAAGACACGGCGCTACCTATTGGCCATAACCAGACCATCTCCCAGCCCTATATGGTGGCACGCATGAGCGAGCTGCTGTTGGAGGCCGGCCCGTTGGACAAGGTGATGGAGATCGGTACCGGATCGGGCTACCAGACGGCAGTACTGTCGCAGTTGGTGGAGCGGGTATTTTCGGTTGAGCGGATCAAGGTTCTGCAGGATCGGGCCAAGGAGCGCCTGCAGGAGCTTAACCTGCGCAATGTGGTGTTTCGCTGGGGTGATGGTTGGGAGGGATGGCCGGCACTGGCGCCCTATAACGGTATCATCGTGACTGCCGTGGCTACCGATATTCCCCAGGCTCTGCTCGATCAGCTCGCTCCCGGCGGGCGGATGGTGATTCCGGTCGGCGCTGGCGAGGTACAGCAGTTGATGCTGATCATTCGTGAAGAACACGGTTTTGCCCGGCATGTCCTGGGAGCAGTGCGTTTTGTGCCCCTGCTCAATGGCCCTCTGGCCTGA
- a CDS encoding peptidoglycan DD-metalloendopeptidase family protein, with the protein MSLTVIAQRMGTTSFQRLMIGLVLSSLLVGCSSTKSSSVGVVDRNSNAAPQRPTVTTGQYVVRRGDTLFSIAFRYGWDYKALAARNNIAEPYTIHPGQTIRFDGRTGTAPATVVTSTQTSASSSSKTTVIRRPATTTTTPATGANSSPAGKPAPAPAPVPAVPAGPAPTGWGWPSSGVLIGKFSSNGSLNKGIDIAGDLGQPVLAASDGTVVYAGSGLRGYGELVIIKHNETYVSAYGHNRKLLVREGQQVKVGQTIAEMGSTGTDRVKLHFEIRRQGKPVDPLQFLPRR; encoded by the coding sequence GTGAGTCTCACAGTCATTGCGCAGCGTATGGGTACAACAAGCTTTCAGCGACTGATGATTGGCCTTGTCTTGAGTTCCTTGTTGGTCGGTTGCTCCAGCACCAAGTCCAGCAGCGTGGGTGTGGTTGATCGCAACAGTAATGCGGCGCCGCAGCGTCCGACTGTAACGACTGGCCAGTATGTGGTGCGTCGCGGCGATACGCTGTTTTCCATCGCCTTTCGCTACGGTTGGGACTACAAGGCGTTGGCGGCCCGTAACAACATTGCCGAGCCCTACACCATTCATCCGGGGCAAACCATTCGCTTTGATGGGCGTACTGGTACAGCACCGGCGACCGTGGTGACCAGCACCCAAACCAGTGCTTCCTCTTCCAGCAAGACGACGGTCATTCGTCGTCCGGCGACGACGACTACAACTCCTGCAACAGGTGCCAATTCCAGCCCCGCTGGCAAGCCCGCACCAGCTCCGGCGCCCGTTCCAGCGGTGCCCGCAGGCCCTGCGCCGACAGGTTGGGGCTGGCCTTCGAGTGGCGTTCTCATTGGAAAATTTTCTTCAAACGGTAGTTTGAATAAAGGCATTGATATCGCCGGGGATTTGGGACAGCCTGTTTTAGCTGCGTCTGATGGGACGGTGGTTTACGCCGGGAGTGGCTTAAGGGGCTACGGCGAATTAGTCATCATCAAACACAACGAAACCTACGTCAGCGCTTATGGTCACAATCGTAAGCTACTGGTTCGGGAGGGGCAGCAGGTCAAAGTCGGACAGACAATTGCCGAGATGGGATCAACTGGTACAGACCGGGTGAAACTGCACTTTGAGATTCGCCGACAAGGTAAACCTGTAGATCCGCTGCAATTCCTGCCACGTCGTTGA
- the rpoS gene encoding RNA polymerase sigma factor RpoS, producing the protein MALSKEVPEFDIDDEVLLMESGIDMDSMSNNEGATPPSVRTKSKSSAAVKQHKYIDYTRALDATQLYLNEIGFSPLLSPEEEVHFARLSQSGDPAGRKRMIESNLRLVVKIARRYVNRGLSLLDLIEEGNLGLIRAVEKFDPERGFRFSTYATWWIRQTIERAIMNQTRTIRLPIHVVKELNVYLRAARELTQKLDHEPSPEEIANLLEKPVAEVKRMLGLNERVSSVDVSLGPDSDKTLLDTLTDERPTDPCELLQDDDLSQSIDQWLSELTEKQREVVVRRFGLRGHESSTLEDVGLEIGLTRERVRQIQVEGLKRLREILEKNGLSSESLFQ; encoded by the coding sequence ATGGCTCTCAGTAAAGAAGTGCCGGAGTTTGACATCGACGATGAAGTTCTCCTGATGGAGAGCGGAATCGATATGGATTCGATGTCGAATAATGAGGGGGCAACTCCACCTTCCGTTCGCACCAAATCCAAAAGCTCCGCTGCAGTAAAGCAACACAAATATATTGACTACACTCGTGCGCTCGATGCGACACAGTTGTATCTCAATGAAATCGGCTTTTCTCCATTGCTCTCTCCCGAAGAGGAAGTGCACTTTGCGCGTCTGTCGCAGAGTGGCGATCCTGCCGGGCGAAAACGCATGATTGAAAGTAACTTGCGACTGGTGGTTAAAATCGCCAGGCGCTATGTCAATCGCGGGTTGTCGCTGCTGGACCTGATCGAAGAGGGCAACCTGGGCCTGATACGGGCGGTGGAGAAGTTTGACCCGGAACGCGGCTTTCGCTTCTCGACCTATGCCACCTGGTGGATTCGTCAGACTATCGAACGGGCGATCATGAATCAGACCCGGACCATCCGGTTGCCGATCCATGTGGTCAAAGAACTCAACGTCTACTTGCGCGCCGCTCGTGAGCTGACGCAAAAACTCGATCACGAACCCTCTCCTGAAGAAATTGCCAACCTGCTCGAGAAGCCGGTGGCAGAAGTCAAACGTATGCTTGGCTTGAATGAGCGAGTGTCTTCGGTGGATGTCTCGCTGGGGCCGGATTCGGACAAGACCTTGCTGGATACGTTGACCGACGAGCGCCCGACGGATCCTTGTGAACTGTTGCAGGACGACGACCTTTCGCAAAGTATCGATCAATGGCTCTCCGAGCTGACCGAGAAGCAACGCGAGGTCGTGGTGCGCCGTTTTGGCTTACGCGGCCATGAGAGCAGCACTCTTGAAGATGTTGGCCTGGAGATTGGCCTGACCCGTGAGCGGGTACGGCAGATCCAGGTGGAAGGCCTCAAGCGCCTGCGGGAAATTCTCGAGAAGAACGGCTTGTCCAGTGAGTCGCTGTTTCAGTAG
- the fdxA gene encoding ferredoxin FdxA, translated as MTFVVTDNCIKCKYTDCVEVCPVDCFYEGPNFLVIHPDECIDCALCEPECPAVAIFSEDEVPEEMQEFIQLNVELAEIWPNITEKKDSLPDAEEWDGVKGKIKDLER; from the coding sequence ATGACCTTCGTCGTCACCGACAACTGCATCAAGTGCAAGTACACCGACTGCGTAGAAGTCTGTCCGGTGGACTGCTTTTACGAAGGCCCGAACTTCCTGGTAATTCACCCGGATGAGTGCATTGACTGCGCGCTGTGCGAGCCTGAATGCCCTGCTGTAGCCATCTTCTCCGAGGATGAAGTCCCGGAAGAGATGCAAGAATTCATTCAGTTGAACGTCGAGCTGGCAGAGATCTGGCCGAACATCACTGAAAAGAAAGATTCGTTGCCCGATGCCGAAGAGTGGGATGGCGTCAAAGGCAAGATCAAGGATCTCGAACGCTAA
- the mutS gene encoding DNA mismatch repair protein MutS yields the protein MSKNTSDLSSHTPMMQQYWRLKNQHPDQLMFYRMGDFYEIFYEDAKKAAKLLDITLTARGQSAGQAIPMCGIPYHAAEGYLAKLVKLGESVVICEQVGDPATSKGPVERQVVRIITPGTVSDEALLDERRDNLIAAVLGDERLFGLAVLDITSGNFSVLEIKGWENLLAELERINPVELLIPDDWPQGLPAEKRRGTRRRAPWDFERDSAHKSLCQQFSTQDLKGFGCETLTLAIGAAGCLLSYAKETQRTALPHLRSLRHERLDDTVVLDGASRRNLELDTNLAGGRDNTLQSVVDRCQTAMGSRLLTRWLNRPLRDLKVLEARQSSITCLLDGYRFERLQPQLKEIGDIERILARIGLRNARPRDLARLRDALAALPELQVAMAELEAPHLKQLAITTATYPELAALLEKAIIDNPPAVIRDGGVLKTGYDSELDELQSLSENAGQFLIDLEAREKARTGLSNLKVGYNRIHGYFIELPSKQAEQAPADYIRRQTLKGAERFITPELKAFEDKALSAKSRALAREKMLYDALLETLISHLPPLQDTAGALAELDVLSNLAERALNLDLNCPRFVSEPCMRISQGRHPVVEQVLTTPFVANDLSLDDSTRMLVITGPNMGGKSTYMRQTALIVLLAHIGSFVPAASCELSLVDRIFTRIGSSDDLAGGRSTFMVEMSETANILHNATERSLVLMDEVGRGTSTFDGLSLAWAAAERLAHLRAYTLFATHYFELTVLPESEPLVANVHLNATEHNERIVFLHHVLPGPASQSYGLAVAQLAGVPSAVITRAREHLSRLETTSLPHEAPKQAPGKASVPQQSDLFASLPHPVLEDLTKLDLDGMTPRQALEMLYTLKTRI from the coding sequence ATGAGTAAAAATACCTCCGACTTGTCTTCCCACACGCCAATGATGCAACAGTACTGGCGTCTCAAGAATCAACACCCTGATCAGCTGATGTTCTATCGCATGGGCGACTTCTACGAGATCTTCTACGAAGACGCGAAGAAGGCCGCCAAGCTGCTGGACATCACCCTGACCGCACGGGGACAGTCGGCAGGCCAGGCCATTCCCATGTGTGGCATCCCCTACCATGCCGCCGAGGGCTACCTGGCCAAGCTGGTCAAGCTTGGCGAGTCGGTGGTGATTTGCGAACAAGTGGGCGATCCGGCCACCAGCAAGGGCCCGGTGGAGCGCCAGGTCGTGCGTATCATCACGCCGGGGACCGTAAGTGACGAGGCGTTGCTGGACGAGCGCCGGGACAACCTGATCGCTGCGGTACTGGGTGACGAACGCCTGTTCGGCCTGGCCGTGCTGGATATCACCAGCGGCAACTTCAGCGTCCTGGAAATCAAGGGCTGGGAGAACCTGCTGGCCGAGCTGGAGCGCATCAATCCGGTGGAGTTGCTGATCCCGGACGACTGGCCACAGGGCCTGCCAGCGGAAAAGCGCCGTGGCACAAGGCGGCGTGCCCCCTGGGACTTCGAGCGCGACTCGGCGCACAAGAGCCTTTGCCAGCAATTCTCCACCCAGGACCTCAAGGGTTTCGGCTGCGAGACCCTGACCCTGGCCATCGGCGCCGCCGGCTGCCTGCTCAGCTATGCCAAGGAAACCCAGCGCACCGCCCTGCCCCATTTGCGCAGCCTGCGCCACGAACGCCTGGACGATACCGTGGTGCTGGACGGCGCCAGCCGACGCAACCTGGAACTGGATACCAACCTGGCGGGCGGTCGCGACAATACCCTGCAATCGGTGGTCGATCGCTGCCAGACCGCCATGGGTAGCCGTTTGCTGACTCGCTGGCTGAACCGGCCGCTGCGTGACCTGAAGGTCCTGGAGGCGCGCCAGTCCTCTATCACCTGCCTGCTCGATGGCTATCGCTTCGAACGCCTGCAGCCGCAGTTGAAGGAAATCGGTGATATCGAGCGGATCCTCGCGCGGATCGGCCTGCGCAACGCTAGGCCACGGGACCTGGCCCGCCTTCGGGACGCTCTCGCCGCGCTACCGGAACTGCAAGTGGCCATGGCCGAGCTGGAAGCCCCCCACCTCAAGCAGCTGGCCATCACCACCGCTACCTATCCGGAACTGGCGGCTCTGCTGGAGAAAGCCATCATCGACAACCCGCCAGCGGTGATCCGCGACGGCGGCGTGCTCAAGACCGGCTACGACAGCGAACTCGACGAGCTGCAATCGCTGAGCGAGAACGCTGGCCAGTTCCTGATCGACCTGGAAGCTCGGGAAAAAGCCCGGACCGGACTGTCCAACCTCAAGGTCGGCTACAACCGCATCCACGGTTACTTCATCGAATTGCCGAGCAAGCAGGCCGAACAGGCCCCTGCGGACTACATCCGGCGCCAGACCCTCAAGGGTGCCGAGCGCTTCATCACGCCTGAACTCAAGGCTTTCGAAGACAAGGCACTGTCGGCCAAGAGCCGTGCCCTGGCGCGCGAGAAGATGCTCTACGACGCGCTGCTGGAAACCCTGATCAGCCACTTGCCTCCCCTGCAGGACACCGCAGGGGCCCTGGCTGAGCTGGATGTGCTGAGCAACCTGGCCGAACGGGCGCTGAACCTGGATCTCAACTGCCCGCGTTTCGTCAGCGAGCCTTGCATGCGCATCAGCCAGGGCCGTCATCCGGTGGTGGAACAGGTGCTGACCACGCCGTTCGTGGCCAACGACCTGAGCCTGGACGACAGCACCCGGATGCTGGTGATCACGGGGCCGAACATGGGCGGTAAATCCACCTACATGCGACAAACCGCGCTGATCGTGCTGCTGGCCCATATCGGCAGTTTCGTGCCGGCGGCAAGTTGCGAGTTGTCCCTGGTGGACCGGATCTTCACCCGGATCGGCTCCAGCGACGACCTGGCCGGCGGGCGCTCGACCTTCATGGTGGAAATGAGCGAAACCGCCAACATCCTGCATAACGCCACCGAGCGCAGCCTGGTGCTGATGGACGAAGTCGGTCGTGGTACCAGTACTTTCGACGGTCTTTCCCTGGCCTGGGCTGCGGCAGAACGTCTCGCCCACCTGCGGGCCTATACGCTGTTCGCCACCCATTATTTCGAGCTGACGGTACTGCCGGAAAGCGAACCGTTGGTGGCCAACGTGCACCTCAATGCCACCGAGCACAACGAACGAATCGTCTTCCTGCACCATGTGCTACCCGGACCTGCCAGCCAGAGCTATGGCCTGGCCGTAGCCCAGCTGGCTGGGGTTCCGAGCGCTGTGATCACGCGCGCACGAGAGCATTTGAGCCGCCTGGAAACTACGAGCCTGCCCCATGAGGCCCCCAAGCAGGCCCCTGGAAAAGCCTCGGTCCCGCAGCAAAGCGATCTATTCGCTAGCCTGCCGCACCCGGTACTGGAAGACCTGACCAAACTGGATCTGGATGGCATGACACCCCGCCAAGCACTGGAAATGCTCTATACATTGAAGACACGCATCTAA
- a CDS encoding LexA family transcriptional regulator — MRFMQIRNVSTVLRELLDRDGISPTELHRRTGVPQSTLSRILSGKIVDPSDKHISRIAEYFQVSTDQLRGRAAIAPVRSAVRDEIHSELKDISLWDDDTPVDDDEVSVPFLREVELAAGSGRFVIEESERASLRFGKRSLRHNGVQFDQAKCVTVRGNSMLPVLRDGATVGVNAGKCAIGDIVDGDLYAINHNGQLRVKQLYRLPTGIRLRSFNRDEHPDEDYSFQDIQEEQISILGHVFWWGMYAR; from the coding sequence ATGCGCTTTATGCAAATACGCAACGTTTCTACCGTCTTAAGAGAACTGCTGGATCGCGATGGGATCTCCCCCACGGAGCTTCACCGTCGCACCGGCGTTCCTCAATCCACCCTCTCGCGGATTCTCAGCGGGAAGATCGTCGATCCCTCGGATAAACACATCTCCCGGATCGCCGAGTACTTCCAGGTGAGCACCGATCAACTGCGTGGACGTGCGGCTATTGCGCCGGTCCGCAGTGCGGTGCGCGACGAGATTCATTCGGAACTCAAGGACATAAGCCTGTGGGACGATGACACCCCCGTCGATGACGACGAGGTGTCGGTTCCCTTTCTGCGCGAGGTTGAATTGGCTGCTGGATCAGGAAGATTCGTCATCGAGGAAAGCGAGCGCGCCAGCCTGCGCTTTGGCAAGCGCAGCCTGCGGCACAACGGCGTGCAGTTCGACCAGGCCAAGTGCGTGACGGTACGCGGCAACAGCATGTTGCCGGTGCTGCGTGATGGCGCCACGGTCGGGGTCAATGCCGGTAAATGTGCCATTGGCGATATCGTCGATGGCGACCTGTATGCCATCAATCACAATGGCCAGTTGCGGGTGAAGCAGTTGTACCGCCTGCCCACCGGTATTCGCCTGCGCAGCTTCAACCGCGATGAGCACCCTGACGAGGACTACAGCTTCCAGGATATCCAGGAAGAGCAGATCAGCATCCTCGGTCACGTCTTCTGGTGGGGCATGTACGCCCGCTAA